The Mixta hanseatica genome includes a region encoding these proteins:
- the glmM gene encoding phosphoglucosamine mutase, producing the protein MSNRKYFGTDGIRGKVGEMPITPDFVLKLGWAAGKVLARHGSKKIIIGKDTRISGYMLESALEAGLAAAGLSAAFTGPMPTPAIAYLTRTFRAEAGIVISASHNPFEDNGIKFFSSEGTKLPDEVEEAIEQEMEKPLTCVESAQLGRASRIVDAAGRYIEFCKGTFPSELNLNGLKVVVDCANGATYHIAPNVLRELGATVISLGVQPDGMNINKECGATDVRALQQRVLETKADVGLAFDGDGDRVMMVDHLGNKVDGDQILYIIAREGLRQGQLRGGVVGTLMSNMGLELALKQLGIPFARAKVGDRYVLEKLQEKGWRLGAENSGHVILLDKTTTGDGIVAGLQVLTAMARNHMTLHDLCSGMKLLPQILVNVRFSGETDPLESAEVKAVTAEVEKALAGRGRVLLRKSGTEPLIRVMVEGEDEAQVTALAHRIADAVKTA; encoded by the coding sequence ATGAGTAATCGTAAATATTTTGGCACCGACGGCATTCGTGGCAAGGTCGGCGAAATGCCTATTACGCCTGATTTTGTATTGAAGCTGGGCTGGGCCGCTGGAAAGGTGCTGGCGCGCCACGGATCGAAAAAAATCATCATCGGTAAAGATACGCGCATTTCCGGCTATATGCTGGAGTCGGCGCTAGAAGCGGGGCTGGCCGCCGCCGGGCTTTCCGCCGCCTTCACCGGCCCGATGCCTACGCCGGCCATCGCTTATCTAACCCGCACCTTCCGCGCTGAAGCCGGTATCGTGATCTCCGCATCGCATAACCCGTTTGAAGATAACGGCATCAAATTCTTCTCTTCCGAAGGGACTAAACTGCCGGATGAGGTAGAGGAAGCGATCGAGCAGGAAATGGAAAAACCGTTAACCTGCGTGGAATCCGCTCAGCTGGGCCGTGCGAGCCGTATTGTGGACGCCGCCGGTCGTTATATTGAGTTTTGCAAAGGCACTTTCCCCAGCGAATTGAATCTGAACGGCCTGAAAGTGGTGGTCGACTGCGCCAATGGCGCCACCTATCACATCGCGCCTAACGTATTGCGCGAGCTGGGCGCAACGGTTATTTCGCTGGGCGTGCAGCCTGACGGCATGAATATCAACAAAGAGTGCGGCGCGACCGACGTGCGCGCCTTACAACAACGCGTGCTGGAAACCAAGGCCGATGTTGGGCTGGCATTCGACGGCGACGGCGACCGCGTGATGATGGTTGACCATCTGGGTAATAAGGTCGATGGCGATCAGATCCTGTATATTATTGCGCGTGAAGGCCTGCGTCAGGGACAGCTGCGCGGCGGGGTAGTGGGCACGTTGATGAGCAATATGGGGCTTGAGCTGGCATTAAAACAGCTGGGCATTCCTTTTGCGCGCGCCAAAGTCGGCGATCGCTACGTGCTGGAAAAACTGCAGGAAAAAGGCTGGCGTCTGGGCGCAGAAAACTCCGGACATGTCATTCTGCTGGACAAAACAACCACCGGCGACGGCATTGTTGCAGGTTTGCAAGTACTTACCGCTATGGCGCGTAACCATATGACGTTACACGACCTGTGCAGCGGCATGAAGCTGCTGCCGCAGATTCTGGTTAACGTACGCTTTAGCGGCGAGACGGACCCGCTGGAAAGCGCTGAAGTAAAAGCCGTGACGGCTGAGGTCGAAAAAGCGTTAGCGGGGCGTGGCCGCGTTCTGTTGCGTAAATCCGGCACTGAGCCGCTTATCCGCGTGATGGTGGAAGGCGAAGACGAGGCGCAGGTTACCGCGCTGGCGCATCGTATCGCCGATGCGGTAAAAACGGCCTGA
- the secG gene encoding preprotein translocase subunit SecG, with protein sequence MYEALLVVFLLVAIGLVGLIMLQQGKGADMGASFGAGASGTLFGSAGSGNFMTRMTAVLATLFFVISLILGNLNSNKTAKGSEWENLTQPAQSQTAPAKPAAPGSDIPQ encoded by the coding sequence ATGTACGAAGCTCTGTTAGTCGTTTTTCTGTTAGTAGCAATTGGCCTTGTTGGTCTGATCATGCTGCAGCAGGGTAAAGGCGCTGATATGGGAGCCTCCTTTGGTGCAGGCGCTTCCGGCACGCTGTTTGGATCTGCAGGTTCTGGTAACTTCATGACCCGTATGACTGCAGTGTTGGCGACCCTGTTCTTCGTTATCAGCCTGATTCTGGGTAACCTGAACAGCAATAAAACAGCCAAGGGAAGCGAGTGGGAAAACCTGACTCAGCCGGCACAGTCTCAGACTGCACCTGCTAAACCGGCAGCGCCGGGCAGCGATATCCCGCAATAA
- the rimP gene encoding ribosome maturation factor RimP yields the protein MSTLEQKLTEMISAPVEALGYELVGIEFIRGRTSTLRIYIDSEDGINVDDCADVSHQVSAVMDVEDPITVPYNLEVSSPGLERPLFTAEHYVRFTGEEVSLVLRMAVQNRRKWQGIIKAVEGEMITVTVEGKDEVFALSNIQKANLVPHF from the coding sequence TTGTCCACATTAGAGCAGAAATTAACAGAGATGATTTCAGCACCGGTAGAAGCGCTTGGCTACGAACTGGTCGGTATCGAGTTCATTCGTGGTCGCACTTCGACGTTGCGCATCTATATTGATAGTGAAGATGGCATCAATGTTGATGATTGTGCTGATGTCAGCCACCAGGTAAGCGCAGTCATGGACGTAGAAGATCCCATCACCGTGCCTTACAACCTGGAAGTTTCCTCGCCGGGCCTTGAGCGCCCACTATTTACTGCTGAACACTATGTACGATTCACCGGTGAGGAAGTCAGCCTGGTGCTGCGTATGGCCGTCCAGAACCGCCGCAAATGGCAGGGCATCATTAAAGCCGTCGAAGGTGAAATGATTACGGTAACCGTCGAGGGTAAAGATGAAGTGTTCGCGCTGAGCAATATTCAGAAAGCGAACCTGGTCCCCCACTTTTAA
- the nusA gene encoding transcription termination factor NusA yields MNKEILAVVEAVSNEKALPREKIFEALESALATATKKKYEQEIDVRVSIDRKSGDFDTFRRWQAVEEVTQPTREITLEAARYEDETINLGDFVEDQIESVKFDRITTQTAKQVIVQKVREAERAMVVDQFREQEGEIITGVVKKVNRDNITLDLGNNAEAVILREDMLPRENFRPGDRIRGVLYAVRPEARGAQLFVSRSKPEMLVELFRIEVPEIGEEVIEIKAAARDPGSRAKIAVKTNDKRIDPVGACVGMRGARVQAVSSELGGERIDIVLWDDNPAQFVINAMAPADVASIVVDEDNHTMDIAVEAGNLAQAIGRNGQNVRLASQLSGWVLNVMTVDDLQAKHQAEAHAAIGVFTKHLDIDEEFATVLVEEGFSSLEELAYVPMNELLEIDGLDEATVEALRERAKNALTTLALEKAESLGNGVPADDLLNLEGMDRDLANKLAARGVCTLEDLAEQGVDDLTDIEGLDDEKAGALIMAARNICWFGDDA; encoded by the coding sequence ATGAATAAAGAGATCTTAGCTGTTGTAGAAGCCGTTTCTAACGAAAAAGCCCTGCCGCGTGAGAAAATCTTCGAGGCGCTGGAGAGCGCACTGGCCACTGCAACCAAGAAAAAATATGAGCAGGAGATTGATGTTCGCGTTAGCATCGATCGTAAAAGCGGCGACTTTGATACGTTCCGCCGTTGGCAGGCCGTAGAAGAGGTCACGCAGCCGACGCGCGAAATTACGCTGGAAGCCGCCCGTTATGAAGATGAAACCATCAATCTGGGCGACTTTGTCGAAGACCAGATCGAGTCGGTAAAATTTGACCGCATCACCACGCAGACCGCCAAGCAGGTTATCGTACAGAAAGTACGTGAAGCAGAGCGCGCAATGGTGGTCGATCAGTTCCGCGAGCAGGAAGGCGAAATCATCACCGGCGTGGTGAAGAAAGTTAACCGCGATAACATTACGCTGGACCTGGGTAACAACGCTGAAGCGGTTATCCTGCGTGAAGATATGTTGCCGCGTGAAAACTTCCGTCCCGGCGACCGTATCCGCGGCGTACTCTATGCGGTGCGTCCGGAAGCGCGCGGCGCGCAGCTGTTCGTCAGCCGTTCTAAACCGGAAATGCTGGTTGAGCTGTTCCGTATTGAAGTGCCGGAAATCGGCGAAGAAGTGATTGAAATTAAAGCGGCGGCACGCGATCCGGGTTCACGCGCTAAAATCGCGGTGAAAACCAACGATAAGCGTATCGATCCTGTTGGCGCCTGCGTAGGTATGCGCGGCGCGCGCGTTCAGGCCGTATCCAGCGAGCTGGGCGGCGAGCGTATCGATATCGTGCTGTGGGATGATAATCCGGCGCAGTTCGTGATCAACGCCATGGCGCCTGCCGATGTCGCTTCAATCGTGGTTGATGAAGATAATCACACCATGGATATCGCCGTAGAAGCTGGAAATCTGGCACAGGCGATTGGCCGTAACGGCCAAAACGTACGTTTGGCTTCGCAACTGAGCGGTTGGGTGCTGAACGTAATGACGGTCGATGATCTGCAGGCGAAGCATCAGGCAGAAGCGCATGCTGCTATTGGTGTCTTTACTAAACACCTGGACATCGACGAAGAGTTCGCCACCGTGCTGGTCGAGGAAGGTTTCTCTTCTCTGGAAGAGTTGGCCTATGTGCCAATGAATGAGCTGCTGGAAATCGACGGCCTGGATGAAGCGACTGTAGAAGCACTACGCGAACGTGCGAAAAATGCGTTAACGACCCTGGCGCTGGAAAAGGCGGAGAGCCTTGGCAACGGCGTACCTGCTGACGATCTGCTAAACCTTGAAGGTATGGATCGCGACCTGGCCAATAAGCTGGCGGCAAGAGGTGTTTGCACGCTGGAAGATCTGGCCGAGCAGGGTGTTGACGATCTGACAGATATTGAAGGCCTGGACGACGAGAAGGCCGGCGCCCTGATTATGGCGGCGCGTAATATCTGCTGGTTCGGCGATGACGCGTAA
- the infB gene encoding translation initiation factor IF-2 produces MTDVTVKSLAAEIQTSVERLVQQFADAGIRKSENDSVTQQEKETLLTHLNRDNGSPSGKLTLQRKTRSTLNIPGTGGKSKSVQIEVRKKRTYVTEDAEAEKAKAEAEAQAQREAEEQARREAEEKATREAAEKAKREAEEQAKREAVEKAKREAAESEKVTNQQTDEMTRAGQSDKARREAEAAELKRKVEEEARRKLEEDARRVAEEARKLAEQKAGDWEVKPTESDDADYHVTTSQHARQAEDENDREVEGGRSRTRTTAKAPRPRKGNKHAEAKTDREEARAAIRGGKGGKHRKGSTLQQGFNRPAQAVNRDVIIGETITVAELANKMAVKGSQVIKAMMKMGAMATINQVIDQETAQLVAEEMGHKVILRRENELEEAVMSDRDTGAAAESRAPVVTIMGHVDHGKTSLLDYIRSTKIASGEAGGITQHIGAYHVETDNGMITFLDTPGHAAFTAMRARGAQATDIVVLVVAADDGVMPQTVEAVQHAKAAGVPVVVAVNKIDKPDADPDRVKNELTQYGIIPEEWGGENMFVNVSAKAGTGVDDLLNAILLQSEVLELNAVRAGMASGVVIESFLDKGRGPVATVLVREGTLRKGDIVLCGFEYGRVRAMRDEMGHEVTEAGPSIPVEILGLSGVPAAGDEATVVRDEKKAREVALYRQGKFREVKLARQQKSKLENMFANMTEGDVSELNIVLKADVQGSVEAISDSLLKLSTDEVKVKIVGSGVGGITETDATLAAASNAIILGFNVRADASARRVIEAESLDLRYYSVIYNLIDEVKAAMSGMLAPEYKQQIIGLAEVRDVFKSPKFGAIAGCMVTEGVVKRHNPIRVLRDNVVIYEGELESLRRFKDDVNEVRNGMECGIGVKNYNDVRTGDMIEVFEVIEIQRTIE; encoded by the coding sequence ATGACAGATGTAACCGTAAAATCGCTGGCCGCAGAGATACAGACCTCGGTGGAACGCCTGGTACAGCAGTTTGCTGATGCAGGGATCCGTAAGTCTGAAAATGACTCTGTAACCCAGCAAGAAAAAGAAACCTTACTGACGCACCTGAACCGCGATAATGGCAGCCCGTCAGGTAAGTTAACGCTGCAGCGTAAAACGCGTAGCACCTTGAATATTCCTGGCACCGGGGGTAAAAGTAAGTCGGTGCAAATCGAAGTCCGCAAAAAGCGCACCTATGTAACAGAGGATGCTGAGGCTGAAAAAGCTAAGGCTGAAGCAGAAGCGCAGGCGCAGCGTGAAGCGGAAGAACAGGCTCGTCGTGAGGCGGAAGAGAAAGCCACGCGCGAAGCAGCGGAAAAAGCGAAGCGTGAAGCCGAAGAGCAAGCCAAACGTGAAGCCGTGGAAAAGGCTAAACGCGAAGCAGCGGAAAGTGAGAAAGTGACGAACCAACAAACCGACGAAATGACCCGGGCCGGACAGTCTGATAAAGCCCGCCGCGAAGCCGAAGCCGCAGAGCTGAAGCGTAAAGTGGAAGAAGAAGCCCGCCGCAAGCTGGAAGAAGATGCGCGCCGTGTCGCTGAAGAAGCACGCAAACTGGCAGAGCAGAAAGCAGGCGACTGGGAAGTAAAACCAACCGAGAGCGATGACGCTGACTATCACGTTACCACTTCTCAACATGCCCGCCAGGCTGAAGACGAAAACGACCGCGAAGTAGAAGGGGGTCGTAGCCGTACTCGCACCACCGCTAAAGCGCCGCGCCCGCGTAAGGGCAACAAACATGCAGAAGCTAAAACCGATCGTGAAGAAGCCCGTGCGGCCATTCGCGGCGGCAAAGGCGGCAAGCATCGTAAAGGCAGCACGCTGCAGCAGGGCTTTAACCGTCCGGCGCAGGCCGTTAACCGTGACGTCATCATTGGTGAAACCATCACCGTGGCGGAACTGGCTAACAAAATGGCGGTGAAAGGCTCCCAGGTCATCAAAGCGATGATGAAAATGGGCGCGATGGCCACCATCAACCAGGTTATCGATCAGGAAACCGCTCAGCTGGTCGCGGAAGAGATGGGACACAAAGTGATCCTGCGCCGCGAGAACGAGCTGGAAGAAGCGGTAATGAGCGATCGTGACACCGGCGCTGCCGCGGAATCTCGCGCGCCAGTGGTGACCATCATGGGTCACGTTGACCATGGTAAAACCTCGCTGCTGGACTACATTCGCTCCACCAAAATCGCCTCTGGCGAAGCGGGCGGCATTACCCAGCACATCGGTGCTTACCATGTTGAAACCGACAATGGCATGATCACCTTCCTGGACACCCCGGGCCACGCCGCGTTTACCGCAATGCGTGCACGTGGTGCGCAGGCGACGGATATCGTGGTACTGGTAGTCGCAGCGGACGATGGCGTAATGCCGCAGACCGTTGAGGCCGTACAGCATGCGAAAGCCGCTGGCGTGCCGGTAGTGGTTGCCGTCAACAAAATTGATAAGCCTGACGCCGATCCGGATCGCGTGAAAAACGAACTGACTCAGTACGGTATCATTCCGGAAGAGTGGGGCGGCGAGAACATGTTCGTTAACGTTTCTGCGAAAGCAGGTACCGGCGTTGACGACCTGCTGAACGCGATTCTGCTGCAGTCTGAAGTGCTGGAGCTGAACGCAGTGCGCGCCGGCATGGCGAGCGGCGTGGTGATCGAATCCTTCCTGGATAAAGGTCGCGGCCCGGTTGCTACCGTTCTGGTACGTGAAGGTACGCTGCGTAAAGGCGATATCGTACTGTGCGGCTTTGAATATGGCCGTGTGCGTGCGATGCGTGACGAGATGGGCCACGAAGTGACCGAAGCGGGTCCGTCTATTCCAGTGGAAATCCTGGGTCTGTCCGGCGTTCCGGCTGCGGGCGATGAAGCGACCGTGGTGCGTGACGAGAAAAAAGCGCGTGAAGTGGCGCTGTATCGTCAGGGCAAATTCCGCGAAGTCAAACTGGCGCGTCAGCAGAAATCTAAGCTGGAAAACATGTTTGCCAACATGACCGAAGGCGACGTGTCCGAGCTGAACATCGTACTGAAAGCGGACGTACAGGGTTCTGTCGAAGCGATTTCCGACTCCCTGCTGAAACTTTCTACTGATGAAGTGAAAGTGAAGATTGTGGGTTCAGGCGTGGGCGGTATCACCGAAACCGACGCAACGCTGGCTGCAGCTTCCAACGCGATCATCCTGGGCTTTAACGTCCGTGCCGACGCTTCAGCGCGCCGCGTTATCGAAGCGGAAAGCCTGGATCTGCGTTACTACTCGGTCATCTATAATCTGATCGATGAAGTGAAGGCAGCGATGAGCGGTATGCTGGCGCCGGAATACAAACAGCAGATCATCGGCCTCGCCGAGGTGCGCGACGTGTTCAAATCGCCGAAGTTTGGCGCGATTGCTGGTTGTATGGTTACCGAAGGCGTGGTTAAACGTCATAACCCAATCCGTGTACTGCGTGACAACGTGGTTATCTATGAAGGCGAGCTGGAATCCCTGCGTCGCTTTAAAGATGACGTCAACGAAGTGCGTAACGGCATGGAGTGTGGTATCGGCGTTAAGAACTACAACGACGTTCGCACCGGCGATATGATCGAAGTCTTCGAAGTGATCGAAATCCAGCGTACCATCGAATAA
- the rbfA gene encoding 30S ribosome-binding factor RbfA yields MAKEFGRPQRVAQELQKEIAMIIQREIKDPRVGMMVTVSGVDVSRDLAYAKVFVTFLNDDDADSIKGGIKALQDASGYIRSLLGKAMRLRIVPELTFFYDNSLVEGMRMSNLVTNVVKKDAQRRGPADEGGEEE; encoded by the coding sequence ATGGCGAAAGAATTTGGTCGCCCACAGCGTGTCGCACAGGAACTGCAAAAAGAGATCGCCATGATCATCCAGCGGGAGATTAAAGATCCGCGCGTGGGTATGATGGTGACCGTGTCCGGTGTCGACGTTTCACGCGATCTGGCCTATGCCAAAGTGTTTGTAACCTTTCTGAATGATGACGATGCGGATTCCATTAAGGGCGGCATCAAAGCGCTGCAGGATGCGTCTGGCTACATCCGTTCGCTGCTCGGCAAGGCGATGCGTCTGCGTATCGTGCCTGAGCTGACCTTCTTTTACGACAACTCGTTGGTAGAAGGGATGCGGATGTCCAACCTGGTCACCAACGTAGTGAAAAAAGATGCGCAGCGTCGGGGTCCGGCGGACGAAGGCGGCGAGGAGGAGTAA
- the truB gene encoding tRNA pseudouridine(55) synthase TruB has translation MSRPRRRGRDIHGVLLLDKPQGLSSNDALQKVKRIFRANKAGHTGALDPLATGMLPICLGEATKFSQYLLDADKRYRVIARLGQRTDTSDADGQVISERAVTFSQAQLDAALESFRGETQQVPSMYSALKYQGRPLYEYARQGVEVPREARAIIVHELQFIRWQDNELELEIHCSKGTYIRTIIDDLGEKLGCGAHVIMLRRLQVARYPIEKMITLEQLSALQGEPGDLSEEAQAQLDALLMPMDSPASDYPEVNLSEIAAGYFQQGQPVQASGAPRSGLVRVTVGEARKFIGMAEMADDGRVAPRRLVVEYSA, from the coding sequence ATGAGTCGTCCTCGTCGTCGCGGCCGCGATATTCATGGTGTGCTGCTGCTTGATAAGCCTCAGGGGCTCTCTTCCAACGATGCGTTGCAAAAAGTGAAGCGTATCTTCCGGGCGAATAAAGCAGGCCACACCGGCGCGCTGGATCCGTTAGCGACCGGCATGCTGCCGATCTGCCTGGGAGAAGCAACCAAGTTCTCGCAGTATCTGCTGGATGCGGATAAACGCTATCGGGTGATCGCCCGTCTGGGGCAGCGCACCGATACCTCGGATGCCGATGGTCAGGTGATCAGCGAACGCGCCGTGACCTTCAGCCAGGCGCAGCTGGATGCGGCGCTGGAAAGCTTTCGCGGCGAAACGCAGCAGGTGCCTTCCATGTACTCCGCCCTGAAATATCAGGGGCGTCCGCTGTATGAATATGCGCGTCAGGGCGTTGAAGTGCCGCGTGAAGCTCGCGCGATTATCGTGCATGAACTGCAGTTTATTCGCTGGCAGGATAATGAGCTGGAGCTGGAAATCCACTGCTCGAAAGGCACCTACATTCGTACCATCATCGATGATTTGGGCGAAAAGCTGGGCTGCGGCGCGCATGTGATTATGCTGCGTCGTCTGCAGGTGGCGCGTTATCCAATTGAAAAGATGATCACGCTTGAGCAGCTCTCCGCCTTACAGGGCGAGCCCGGCGATCTGAGCGAAGAAGCACAGGCGCAGCTGGATGCTTTGCTAATGCCGATGGATAGCCCGGCATCCGATTATCCGGAAGTTAACCTGAGCGAGATAGCCGCCGGCTATTTTCAGCAAGGGCAGCCGGTGCAGGCGTCAGGCGCGCCGCGTAGCGGCCTGGTGCGCGTTACCGTCGGTGAAGCGCGTAAGTTTATCGGCATGGCGGAAATGGCGGACGATGGCCGCGTGGCGCCGCGCCGTTTGGTCGTGGAATATTCTGCCTGA
- the rpsO gene encoding 30S ribosomal protein S15: protein MSLSTEAKAEIVAKYGRGANDSGSTEVQVALLTAQINHLQGHFSEHKKDHHSRRGLLRMVSQRRKLLDYLKRKDVARYTSLIESLGLRR from the coding sequence ATGTCTCTAAGTACCGAAGCTAAAGCAGAGATCGTTGCTAAATACGGTCGTGGCGCTAACGACAGCGGCTCAACCGAAGTTCAGGTTGCACTGCTGACTGCTCAGATCAATCACCTGCAGGGTCACTTCTCTGAGCATAAAAAAGACCACCACAGCCGTCGCGGTCTGCTGCGCATGGTTTCTCAGCGTCGTAAGCTGCTGGATTACCTGAAGCGTAAAGATGTTGCTCGCTACACCAGCCTGATCGAAAGCCTGGGCCTGCGTCGCTAA
- the pnp gene encoding polyribonucleotide nucleotidyltransferase, which yields MLNPIIRKFQYGQHTVTLETGMMARQATAAVMVSMDDTAVFVTVVGQKKAKPGQDFFPLTVNYQERTYAAGRIPGSFFRREGRPSEGETLIARLIDRPVRPLFPEGFVNEVQVIATVVSVNPQVNPDIVAMIGASAALSLSGMPFNGPIGAARVGYINDQYVLNPTSDEIKQSRLDLVVAGTQGAVLMVESEADILTEEQMLGAVVFGHEQQQVVIDNINALVAEAGKPRWDWQPEAVNEALNARIAALAEARLSDAYRITEKQQRYAQVDLIKSETVAALLAEDETLDEGEISDILHHIEKNVVRSRVLNGEPRIDGREKDMIRGLDVRTGVLPRTHGSALFTRGETQALVAATLGTARDAQSLDELMGERTDNFLFHYNFPPYSVGETGMVGSPKRREIGHGRLAKRGVLAVMPKLDEFPYTVRVVSEITESNGSSSMASVCGASLALMDAGVPIKAAVAGIAMGLVKEGDRYVVLSDILGDEDHLGDMDFKVAGSREGITALQMDIKIEGITREIMQVALNQAKGARLHILGVMEQAISTPRGDISEFAPRIHTIKINPDKIKDVIGKGGSVIRALTEETGTTIEIEDDGTVKIAATDGDKAKHAIRRIEEITAEIEVGRIYNGKVTRIVDFGAFVAIGGGKEGLVHISQIADKRVEKVTDYLQMGQEVPVKVLEVDRQGRVRLSIKEASEQQPQAETAAVNPEAE from the coding sequence TTGCTAAATCCGATTATACGTAAATTCCAGTATGGTCAGCATACCGTAACGCTTGAGACCGGTATGATGGCTCGTCAGGCCACTGCTGCCGTTATGGTTAGCATGGATGATACTGCTGTATTTGTTACCGTTGTTGGCCAGAAAAAAGCTAAACCAGGTCAGGACTTCTTTCCGCTGACCGTAAACTATCAGGAGCGTACCTACGCTGCTGGTCGTATCCCGGGAAGCTTCTTCCGTCGCGAAGGCCGCCCAAGCGAAGGCGAAACCCTGATTGCGCGTCTGATTGACCGCCCGGTTCGTCCGCTGTTTCCGGAAGGCTTCGTAAACGAAGTGCAGGTTATCGCTACCGTAGTATCGGTAAACCCGCAGGTTAACCCGGATATCGTCGCGATGATTGGCGCCTCTGCCGCGCTGAGCCTCTCCGGTATGCCGTTCAACGGCCCGATCGGCGCTGCGCGCGTTGGCTACATCAACGATCAGTACGTGCTGAACCCAACCTCCGATGAGATCAAACAGTCTCGTCTGGATCTGGTAGTAGCCGGTACGCAGGGCGCGGTACTGATGGTGGAATCCGAAGCGGATATCCTGACCGAAGAACAGATGCTGGGCGCGGTCGTTTTCGGCCATGAACAGCAGCAGGTCGTGATTGACAACATCAACGCGCTGGTTGCTGAAGCGGGCAAACCGCGTTGGGACTGGCAGCCTGAAGCCGTCAATGAAGCGCTTAACGCGCGTATCGCTGCGCTGGCTGAAGCCCGCCTGAGCGATGCTTACCGCATCACTGAAAAGCAACAGCGCTATGCGCAGGTTGATCTGATCAAATCAGAAACCGTTGCCGCTCTGCTGGCGGAAGATGAAACCCTGGATGAGGGTGAAATCAGCGACATCCTGCACCACATCGAGAAAAACGTGGTGCGTAGCCGCGTTCTGAACGGCGAGCCGCGTATCGACGGTCGTGAAAAAGATATGATCCGTGGCCTGGACGTTCGTACCGGCGTGCTGCCGCGTACTCACGGTTCCGCCCTGTTTACCCGTGGCGAAACGCAGGCGCTGGTTGCCGCGACGCTGGGTACCGCTCGCGACGCGCAGAGCCTTGACGAGCTGATGGGCGAGCGTACCGATAATTTCCTGTTCCATTACAACTTCCCTCCGTACTCCGTAGGCGAAACTGGAATGGTAGGTTCACCGAAGCGTCGTGAAATCGGTCATGGTCGTCTGGCGAAACGCGGCGTGCTGGCAGTTATGCCTAAGCTGGATGAATTCCCGTATACCGTGCGCGTAGTATCTGAAATTACCGAATCTAACGGTTCTTCCTCTATGGCTTCCGTCTGTGGCGCCTCTCTGGCGCTGATGGATGCTGGCGTGCCGATTAAAGCGGCCGTAGCCGGTATCGCGATGGGTCTGGTGAAGGAAGGCGATCGTTACGTGGTGCTGTCCGATATCCTTGGCGATGAAGATCACCTGGGCGATATGGACTTTAAAGTTGCTGGTAGCCGTGAAGGTATCACCGCGCTGCAGATGGATATTAAAATCGAAGGTATCACCCGCGAAATCATGCAGGTTGCGCTGAATCAGGCCAAAGGTGCGCGTCTGCACATTCTGGGCGTGATGGAGCAGGCGATCAGCACGCCGCGTGGCGATATCTCTGAGTTCGCACCGCGTATTCACACCATCAAGATCAATCCGGACAAGATCAAGGACGTGATCGGTAAAGGCGGTTCCGTGATCCGTGCGCTGACAGAAGAAACCGGCACCACTATCGAAATCGAAGATGACGGTACGGTGAAAATTGCAGCGACCGACGGTGATAAAGCGAAGCATGCTATCCGTCGTATCGAAGAGATTACGGCAGAAATCGAAGTGGGCCGCATCTACAACGGTAAAGTGACGCGTATCGTCGACTTCGGCGCCTTCGTCGCGATTGGCGGCGGCAAAGAAGGTCTGGTTCATATTTCTCAAATCGCTGACAAGCGCGTTGAGAAAGTGACCGACTACCTGCAGATGGGCCAGGAAGTACCGGTTAAGGTACTGGAAGTGGACCGTCAGGGCCGCGTGCGTCTGAGCATCAAAGAAGCCTCAGAGCAGCAGCCGCAGGCAGAAACTGCAGCCGTTAACCCTGAAGCAGAGTAA